One segment of Macrotis lagotis isolate mMagLag1 chromosome 1, bilby.v1.9.chrom.fasta, whole genome shotgun sequence DNA contains the following:
- the LOC141505964 gene encoding olfactory receptor 10N1-like encodes MKINNYTEVTEFILLGIPHTEGLETVLFVIFLFIYIFTLLGNFLILMAIITSSRLHTPMYFFLGILSTFDMFFPSVSSPKMLVFLSGNSRAISYRGCASQLFFHHFLGCTEGILYSVMSYDRFVAICHPLRYTIIMNPRLCVILATCTTLIGCIHATILTSLTFQLPYCGPNEIDYYLCDIPVVLPLACADSSLAQRVGFTNVGLLALTLFFTIIVSYTRIGIAILKIHSAEGRRKAFSTCSAHLTAIMCAYGPIIIIYFQSTPNPLLGAVVQILNNIVSPMLNSLIYSLRNKEVKRALKRVLLDRAMALESRGKTALNFFAVKNLS; translated from the exons ATGAAGATAAACAATTACACAGAGGTGACTGAATTTATACTCCTGGGAATTCCTCATACAGAAGGACTGGAGACTGTGCTCTTTGTCATCTTCTTATTCATCTATATCTTCACCCTGCTGGGGAACTTCCTCATCCTAATGGCCATCATCACCTCTTCTCGACTTCACACACCCATGTATTTCTTCTTGGGAATCTTATCTACTTTTGATATGTTCTTTCCTTCAGTGAGTTCTCCTAAAATGCTTGTTTTTCTTTCAGGAAATAGCCGAGCCATTTCTTATAGGGGATGTGCCTCCCAGCTCTTCTTCCATCATTTTTTGGGGTGCACTGAGGGTATTCTATACTCTGTGATGTCCTATGATCGTTTTGTTGCCATCTGTCATCCACTTCGCTACACAATCATTATGAATCCCCGACTTTGTGTAATCCTTGCCACTTGTACCACATTGATAGGATGTATCCATGCCACTATACTGACATCACTTACTTTCCAGTTGCCTTACTGTGGTCCTAATGAAATAGACTATTACTTATGTGACATTCCTGTAGTTCTACCTTTGGCCTGTGCTGACAGCTCACTGGCCCAGAGGGTGGGTTTCACTAATGTTGGGCTTTTGGCATTAACATTATTTTTCACCATTATTGTCTCCTATACCCGCATTGGGATAGCAATTTTGAAAATCCATTCAGCTGAAGGCAGAAGAAAAGCTTTCTCTACTTGCAGTGCCCACCTTACTGCAATCATGTGTGCCTATGGACCAATTATTATCATCTATTTTCAGTCCACACCCAATCCTTTGCTTGGAGCTGTGGTTCAAATTTTGAATAACATTGTGTCACCTATGCTAAATTCCTTAATCTATTCTCtgagaaataaagaagtaaaaagagCCTTGAAAAGAGTTTTAT tggatagagcaatggccctggagtcaaga GGAAAAACAGCACTAAACTTCTTCGCGGtgaaaaatctttcttaa